The Aphis gossypii isolate Hap1 chromosome 3, ASM2018417v2, whole genome shotgun sequence genome includes a region encoding these proteins:
- the LOC114128875 gene encoding abl interactor 1 isoform X2 yields the protein MAELAQLLQADIPEGRNSLSDSHVNLERVAEYCEGNYFQAENKRLALEETKNYTTQSLASVAYQINTLAYNFLQLLDLQTVQLSEMDSQINHIAQNVMIHKEKVARREIGVLTANKTTNRQYKIIAPANPEKPIKYVRKPIDFTALDDIGHGVRNTPRMVRQPISNSSSASTNMSSVGPAPTIKPPTPPAVIRATGSLSKGSREYRTPPAVAPPQVPSHYAPNYPLGHVRREKGPGYNTLPLHHTSSSSSIQPSPIIGMVHPMQQSEQPSSLNSMPPPPSPHTLNTRMGVGPDLLDHHLHQAPFSSNTDHYRSNNSQQSSTDHYRSNISQQSTDHYRSNTSQLSSTDHYRSNLSQQSSTDHYRSNIPQQPTTDHYRSNIPQLTSTDHYRANTSQLPGILKNSSQYHSSSAVVTSPQQQHTRQASASPPLPPPPEDHFGHIAAGPIVPQEPDLPGWVPKNYLEKVIAIYDYYADKDDELSFQENSVIYVLKKNDDGWWEGVMDGITGLFPGNYVEGCK from the exons ATGGCTGAGTTGGCACAGCTTTTACAAGCTGATATACCGGAGGGTCGTAACAGCTTGTCAGACAGTCATGTAAATTTAGAACGTGTTGCTGAATACTGTGAAGGAAACTATTTTCAAGCTGAGAATAAACGATTAGCTTTAGAAGAAACCAAAAACTATACTACTCAGTCGTTAGCTAGTGTtgcatatcaaataaatacgctagcttataattttttgcaaTTATTGGACCTTCAAACAGTTCAACTATCTGAAATGGATAGTCAAATCAACCACATTGctcaa aatgtaATGATTCACAAAGAAAAAGTTGCTAGACGAGAAATTGGTGTTTTGACAGCAAATAAAACGACCAACCGTCAGTATAAAATCATTGCACCAGCTAATCCAGAAAAgcctattaaatatgttagaaAACCAATCGATTTTACAG cacTCGATGATATTGGCCATGGTGTTCGTAATACTCCCCGTATGGTTCGTCAACCAATTTCAAACAGTTCTAGTGCTTCAACTAATATGTCATCTGTTGGTCCTGCTCCTACAATCAAACCACCTACTCCTCCAGCAGTAATACGAGCTACTGGATCATTGAGTAAGGGGTCTCGTGAATATCGTACACCTCCTGCTGTTGCTCCACCTCAAGTTCCCAGTCATTATGCTCCTAATTATCCTCTTGGCCATGTCAGACGCGAAAAGGGACCTGGTTATAATACTCTGCCTTTACATCACACATCTTCGTCTAGTAGCATACAACCATCTCCAATCATTGGCATGGTGCATCCAATGCAGCAATCTGAACAGCCTTCATCTTTAAACTCAATGCCTC ctcCGCCATCTCctcatacattaaatacaagAATGGGAGTTGGACCAGATTTGTTGGATCATCATCTCCATCAGGCTCCTTTTTCATCAAATACTGACCACTACCGTTCAAATAATTCTCAACAGTCATCTACAGACCATTATCGTTCAAATATATCTCAACAATCAACAGATCATTATCGCTCAAATACATCGCAATTATCATCTACTGACCATTATCGTTCAAATTTATCTCAACAATCATCCACTGATCATTATCGCTCAAATATCCCACAACAGCCAACTACAGATCATTATCGCTCGAACATTCCCCAACTAACATCTACTGACCACTACCGTGCAAATACCTCACAGTTAccaggtattttaaaaaactcatCTCAATATCATTCTTCATCTGCAGTAGTCACTTCCCCTCAACAACAACATACTAGACAAGCATCAGCTTCTCCACCATTGCCACCACCTCCAGAAGATCATTTTGGTCATATTGCTGCTGGTCCAATTGTGCCCCAAGAACCTGATCTTCCTGGATGGGTTCCTAAGAATTATTTGGAAAAAG taattgcaatttatgattattatgctGACAAAGACGATGAATTAAGCTTTCAAGAAAATTCAGTTATTTATGTCTTAAAGAAAAATGATGATGGTTGGTGGGAAGGTGTAATGGACGGTATCACAGGCTTATTCCCAGGAAATTATGTTGAAGGCTGTAAATAA
- the LOC114128885 gene encoding uncharacterized protein LOC114128885: protein MTMMLTTPTNVPSKKTQCIALLVPVFLPAIHILILEKFWSDFNVNVNKEHCTCSCWDTVFKGPYEAGVARYKHMYFNATDNMFKIWAITAVCTIVLYESVKNIVRLCIDKQIRYNMMLLFILSMFSHYYSWWSFVNYWNDDFYSQWNHQIFFTITELYSTGILYTICDRRKEINKFHLFSIIAVGLIHMLAAGFDQFVINVIGGSGFAHQVIRDLFLMIPDILNIIIPLFEMKKRRLTIKNRYADDPSSFKEILLLVIIVTSGLIIVSLL from the exons atgacaaTGATGTTGACCACACCGACCAATGTCCCgtcaaaaaaaacacaatgcaTAGCGCTCCTCGTACCCGTCTTCTTACCAGCAATCCACATACTGATTCTGGAAAAATTCTGGAGCGACTTCAATGTAAACGTCAACAAGGAACACTGTACGTGTTCCTGTTGGGACACTGTGTTCAAAG gtcCTTACGAAGCAGGTGTTGCTAGATATAAACATATGTACTTCAACGCTACAgacaatatgtttaaaatctgGGCGATTACGGCTGTATGCACGATTGTGCTGTACGAAAGCGTGAAAAACATTGTCAGGCTGTGCATCGACAAGCAGATACGCTACAACATGatgttgttgtttattttgtcgATGTTCTCTCACTATTACTCGTG GTGGTCGTTTGTCAACTATTGGAACGACGATTTTTATTCGCAATGGAATCATCAGATATTCTTCACCATTACTGAACTATATTCCACTGGtattttgtacacaatatGTGATCGcagaaaagaaataaataaattccattTGTTTTCTATCATTGCTGTGGGCTTAATACATATGTTGGCTGCTGGCTTCGATCAGtttgttattaatgtaattggAGGAAGTGGATTTGCACATCAa gtGATAAGAGACCTCTTTTTGATGATAccagatatattaaatattattataccattatttgaaatgaaaaaacgAAGATTAACCATCAAAAATCGCTATGCAGATGATCCAAGcagttttaaagaaatattgttACTAGTTATTATTGTGACCTCTGGGTTGATAATTGTTTCATTACTGTAA
- the LOC114128888 gene encoding inhibitor of growth protein 4-like, which produces MTSALYLEHYLDSLENLPVELQRNFTLMRDLDSRAQELMRNIDKLADDYLSNSKGYAPDKKGETLTSIQRQFDKAKEYGDDKVQLAIQTYELVDKHIRKLDSDLARFEAEIQDKAISATRNIEENSQKRGRKKTKDKEIKKKSASSEEETAPNKTSKKKQLKKGVTKTTSTAPSKTPLINVVTNPTNPTNSITSVAVESSSLTGALVGAGVAHSAEVLDMPVDPNEPTYCLCNQVSYGEMIGCDNPDCPIEWFHFACVKLTTKPKGKWFCPKCITDRKKK; this is translated from the exons atgacTTCTGCGCTTTACTTGGAACACTATTTGGACA GTTTAGAGAATCTTCCTGTTGAGTTGCAACGGAACTTTACTCTGATGCGAGATCTCGATTCTAGAGCTCAAGAACTGATGCGCAACATTGACAAATTGGCAGatgattatttatcaaatagcAAAGGATACGCACCAGATAAAAAAGGTGAAACTTTAACCAGCATACAACGTCAGTTTGATAAAGCAAAAGAATATGGTGATGATAAAGTTCAATTAGCTATACAAACTTATGAATTG GTAGATAAACATATTAGGAAATTAGATTCAGATTTAGCACGCTTTGAAGCAGAAATTCAAGACAAAGCCATCAGTGCGACAAGAAATATAGAGGAAAATTCACAAAAAC GAGGACGTAAAAAGACCAaagataaagaaattaaaaagaaaagtgCATCAAGCGAAGAAGAAACCGCTCCCAATAAAACTTCTAAAAAGAAACAACTGAAAAAGG GAGTTACAAAAACGACAAGTACAGCACCGAGTAAAACACCTTTAATCAATGTTGTCACTAATCCAACAAACCCTACGAATAGCATAACCAGCGTTGCAGTAGAAAGTAGTTCCCTTACTGGTGCATTAGTTGGTGCTGGAGTTGCACACTCGGCTGAAGTGTTAGACATGCCGGTTGATCCAAATGAACCAACATATTGTTTATGCAACCAAGTTTCATATGGTGAAATGATTGGCTGTGATAATCCAGat tgtCCTATTGAATGGTTCCACTTTGCATGTGTCAAATTAACTACAAAGCCCAAAGGAAAATGGTTCTGTCCCAAATGTATAACAGacagaaagaaaaaataa
- the LOC114128881 gene encoding glycerol-3-phosphate dehydrogenase [NAD(+)], cytoplasmic isoform X1: MSSKQKVCILGSGNWGSSIAKIIGTNAARLDSFDSCVKMWVYEEMIDGKKLTEIINTTHENVKYLPGKKLPENVVAVPDAVEAAKDADILVFVVPHQFIPKLCASLVGFIKPSATALSLIKGFDVAEGGGIALISQIIQKQLKIDVSVLMGANLANEIADEKFSETTIGCRDKKIGQILKNVIQTDYFRVSVVDDVEAVEACGALKNIVAVGAGFVDGLKLGDNTKAAIIRIGLMEMIKFVETFYSGARLGTFLESCGVADLITTCYGGRNRKVSEAYVTSGKSIEELEKELLNGQKLQGPITAAEVNFMLKNKNMENDFPLFTTIHKICIGELKPSDLIEQMKLNTNTSDKLNLDKCNLKTEQVDGE, encoded by the exons ATGTCGTCCAAACAAAAAGTATGCATTTTGGGATCTGGAAATTG ggGTTCATCGATTGCAAAAATAATTGGTACAAATGCTGCTCGTTTGGATTCATTCGATTCTTGTGTTAAAATGTGGGTTTATGAAGAAATGATAGATGGTAAAAAATTgactgaaataattaatactactcATGAAAATGTGAAGTATTTACCTGGAAAAAAACTCCCTGAAAATGTG gtTGCTGTACCTGATGCTGTTGAAGCAGCTAAAGATGCCGATATTTTAGTGTTTGTTGTTCCCCATCAATTCATACCAAAATTGTGTGCTAGCCTCGTTGGGTTCATTAAACCTTCTGCCACAGCACTTTCCTTAATTAAA ggATTTGATGTAGCTGAAGGTGGCGGAATAGCTTTGATTTCACAAATTAtccaaaaacaattaaaaattgatgtcTCAGTTCTAATGGGTGCTAATTTAGCCAATGAAATTGCTGATGAAAAATTCAGTGAAACCACTattg gatgtagagataaaaaaattggtcaaatccttaaaaatgtaatccaGACTGACTATTTCCGTGTTTCTGTTGTTGATGATGTTGAAGCTGTTGAAGCGTGTGGtgcattaaaa AACATCGTGGCTGTTGGAGCTGGTTTTGTTGATGGTTTGAAATTAGGAGACAACACTAAAGCAGCCATAATACGTATAGGTCTTATGgaaatgattaaatttgttGAAACTTTTTACTCTGGTGCTCGACTTGGTACATTCCTAGAATCATGTGGTGTTGCCGATTTAATCACTACATGCTATGGTGGTCGTAATAGAAAAGTGTCCGAAGCTTATGTAACATCAGGAAAA tcAATTGAGGAACttgaaaaagaattattaaatggaCAAAAACTTCAAGGACCAATCACAGCTGCTGAAGTTAATTTTAtgctcaaaaataaaaatatggaaaatgA tttccCATTGTTTACAACTAtccataaaatttgtattgggGAATTAAAGCCTAGCGATTTAATTGaacaaatgaaattaaataccaacac gtCTGACAAATTAAATCTGGATAAATGTAACCT aaaaactgAACAAGTTGATGGAGAATAA
- the LOC114128870 gene encoding CTP synthase 2 has protein sequence MKYILVTGGVMSGVGKGIIASSIGTLLKSCGVHVTSIKIDPYLNIDAGTFSPYEHGEVYVLDDGGEVDLDLGNYERFLDVTLHSQNNITTGKIYQEVINRERRGDYLGKTVQVIPHITDAIQEWVERVAKQPVSDDKVEPDVCVVELGGTIGDIESMPFVEAFRQFQFKVKKENFVCAHVSFILQPGATGDDKTKPTQSSVRELRGLGLTPDLVICRSTKPCSNVEQVKRKISTFCDVASRQVLFMHDLDSIYKVPLFMENQGALEFLQDRLNFPINVAYNRIFMKQWKKLSDKIDNSQKIIKIALVGKYTQLTDAYASVSRSLIHAAAHINHKVAITYVEAANLEIETKLTNPVDYHEAWQKLCRSDGVIVPGGFGTRGVEGKIEACKWCRENRKPFLGICLGLQVAVIEFARNVLHLENADTTEINSKAKDPLIIEMPEHCPENKGGTMRLGKRTTIFKKGISSVIHKLYGGFETIEERHRHRYEVNIEYVERLEKAGLKFVGTDTEKVRMEICELDDHPYYVATQFHPEYLTRPLKPSPPFLGLMLASSGKLKSYLNNECRFTPDESCSEDESNDISFKLQDLVMTPPNTKNKPV, from the exons atgaaatacattttggtCACCGGCGGTGTCATGAGCGGCGTGGGCAAAGGCATCATCGCCTCGTCTATCGGCACGCTCCTGAAGTCCTGTGGTGTCCACGTGACGTCCATTAAGATCGATCCGTATCTGAACATTGACGCCGGGACATTCTCGCCTTACGAACACG GTGAAGTATATGTGTTGGATGATGGTGGTGAAGTTGATTTGGATTTAGGCAACTATGAACGATTTCTAGATGTTACTTTGCATAGCCAGAACAACATTACGACTGGAAAAATATATCAGGAAGTTATTAATCGAGAGAGACGTGGAGATTACTTAGGAAAAACAGTCCAAG ttatacccCATATCACAGATGCGATACAAGAGTGGGTTGAACGTGTGGCCAAACAACCAGTAAGCGATGATAAAGTAGAGCCCGAT gtTTGTGTTGTTGAACTTGGTGGCACAATTGGTGATATTGAAAGTATGCCATTTGTTGAAGCTTTTAggcaatttcaatttaaagtaaaaaaagaaaattttgtgTGTGCCCATGTTTCATTTATTCTCcag ccTGGTGCAACTGGGGATGACAAAACAAAACCAACTCAATCAAGTGTTCGTGAATTAAGAGGTTTAGGTTTAACACCTGATCTTGTTATTTGTAGAAGTACAAAACCATGTTCTAATGTTGAACAAGTTAAAAGGAAAATATCAACTTTCTGTGATGTAGCTTCAAGACAA GTACTGTTTATGCATGATTTGGATTCAATATATAAAGTGCCTTTATTTATGGAGAATCAAGGGGCTTTAGAATTTTTACAAGATCGTTTAAATTTCCCTATAAATGTGGCTTATAATCGGATTTTTATGAAACAGTGGAAAAAACTATCTGACAA aattgacaattctcaaaaaataataaaaatagcttTGGTTGGTAAATACACACAACTTACTGATGCATATGCATCAGTTTCTAGATCTTTGATTCATGCTGCTGCTCATATCAACCATAAAGTGGCTATTAca TATGTTGAAGCTGCAAATCTTGAAATTGAAACTAAATTAACTAATCCAGTTGATTATCACGAGGCATGGCAGAAATTATGCCGTAGTGA TGGTGTAATTGTACCTGGAGGTTTTGGTACAAGAGGTGTTGAAGGTAAAATAGAAGCATGTAAATGGTGTCGAGAAAATCGTAAACCATTTTTGGGAATTTGCCTTGGTCTGCAAGTTGCTGTTATTGAATTTGCCAG AAATGTATTACACTTGGAAAATGCTGATACTactgaaataaattcaaagGCCAAAGAtccattaataattgaaatgccTGAACATTGTCCTGAAAATAAAGGTGGAACAATGAGACTTGGTAAAAGAACAACTATATTCAAAAAAGGAATTTCATCTGTTATAC atAAACTCTATGGAGGATTTGAAACAATTGAAGAAAGGCATCGTCATCGTTATGAAGTGAACATTGAATATGTAGAACGTTTAGAAAAAGCtggtttaaaatttgttgGAACAGATACAGAAAAAGTTAGAATGGAAATATGTGAACTTGATGATCATCCGTACTATGTAGCTACACAGTTCCATCCAGAATATTTAACCAGGCCTTTAAAACCATCACCTCCATTTTTAGGTTTAATGTTAGCTTCTAGTGGCAAACTTAAATCATATCTTAATAATGAATGTCGGTTTACTCCGGATGAAAGTTGTTCAGAAGATGAATCCaatg ATATATCATTCAAACTACAAGATCTTGTAATGACTCCACccaataccaaaaataaaccTGTATGA
- the LOC114128883 gene encoding beta-1,3-galactosyltransferase 6 codes for MLLHNKRLTYYFLASFSFILGCTLTLFVLHPIALKPNSSPNVHNIRLLVLVLSAVKNLNRRDAIRETWAQTKEDVKILFVVSKDKSLNAEKLVHEDLLEVDEKDDYKLLTHKIIASFSSVYHINFDYLLKCDDDSFVNIPSIVNELEHMPKNRFYWGYFDGSASIKRKGKFKETQWIACDRYLPYALGGGYVLSKDLIIYIVKNRDYLSLFASEDVSVGAWLSPLNITRKHDRRFDTEWYSRGCQNNYLVTHKQSPEMMRLHWSHIIRTGKMCDKEFKNMASYEYNWSVMPSKCCVRNSSLIP; via the exons ATGTTACTGCATAATAAACGTCTTACATACTATTTCTTGGCAAGTTTTTCATTCATTCTAGGATGCACATTGACACTGTTTGTTTTGCATCCAATAGCATTAAAACCAAACTCTTCACCAAATGTACATAACATTAGGTTGCTTGTACTTGTCTTATCAGCTGTAAAAAATCTAAACCGTAGGGATGCTATACGTGAAACATGGGCTCAAACAAAAGAAGATGTTAAAATACTCTTTGTTGTATCAAAAGACAAATCTTTAAATGCTGAAAAGCTGGTACATGAAGACTTATTGGAGGTTGATGAAAaagatgattataaattactcactcataaaataatagcatCATTTTCTAGTGTATATCACATTAACTTTGATTATCTGTTAAAATGTGATGATGACTCTTTTGTTAATATTCCATCAATTGTCAATGAACTAGAACATATGCCTAAAAATAGGTTCTATTGGGGATATTTTGATGGTAGTGCAAGCATTAAAAGAAAAGGGAAATTTAAAGAAACTCAATGGATAGCATGTGATAGATATTTGCCGTATGCCTTGGGAGGTGGCTATGTTTTATCCAAAGATCTTATCATCTATATAGTGAAGAATCGAGATTACCTAAG tttGTTCGCTAGTGAAGACGTTTCAGTTGGCGCTTGGTTAAGtccattaaatattactagaaAACATGATCGACGATTTGACACAGAATGGTATAGTCGCGGTTgtcaaaataactatttagtaACACATAAACAAAGTCCTGAAATGATGAGACTGCACTGGTCACACATTATTCGGACGGGAAAAATGTGTGATAAAGAGTTCAAAAATATGGCTTCTTACGAATATAACTGGTCAGTAATGCCATCTAAATGTTGTGTCAGAAATTCGTCTTTAATtccataa
- the LOC114128875 gene encoding abl interactor 1 isoform X1, with product MAMWTTFTNSGTSDPSRESGLGSDSDNMAELAQLLQADIPEGRNSLSDSHVNLERVAEYCEGNYFQAENKRLALEETKNYTTQSLASVAYQINTLAYNFLQLLDLQTVQLSEMDSQINHIAQNVMIHKEKVARREIGVLTANKTTNRQYKIIAPANPEKPIKYVRKPIDFTALDDIGHGVRNTPRMVRQPISNSSSASTNMSSVGPAPTIKPPTPPAVIRATGSLSKGSREYRTPPAVAPPQVPSHYAPNYPLGHVRREKGPGYNTLPLHHTSSSSSIQPSPIIGMVHPMQQSEQPSSLNSMPPPPSPHTLNTRMGVGPDLLDHHLHQAPFSSNTDHYRSNNSQQSSTDHYRSNISQQSTDHYRSNTSQLSSTDHYRSNLSQQSSTDHYRSNIPQQPTTDHYRSNIPQLTSTDHYRANTSQLPGILKNSSQYHSSSAVVTSPQQQHTRQASASPPLPPPPEDHFGHIAAGPIVPQEPDLPGWVPKNYLEKVIAIYDYYADKDDELSFQENSVIYVLKKNDDGWWEGVMDGITGLFPGNYVEGCK from the exons ATGGCAATGTGGACGACATTTACGAATTCAG GAACTTCGGATCCAAGTCGAGAATCTGGTTTAGGTAGTGATTCTGATAACATGGCTGAGTTGGCACAGCTTTTACAAGCTGATATACCGGAGGGTCGTAACAGCTTGTCAGACAGTCATGTAAATTTAGAACGTGTTGCTGAATACTGTGAAGGAAACTATTTTCAAGCTGAGAATAAACGATTAGCTTTAGAAGAAACCAAAAACTATACTACTCAGTCGTTAGCTAGTGTtgcatatcaaataaatacgctagcttataattttttgcaaTTATTGGACCTTCAAACAGTTCAACTATCTGAAATGGATAGTCAAATCAACCACATTGctcaa aatgtaATGATTCACAAAGAAAAAGTTGCTAGACGAGAAATTGGTGTTTTGACAGCAAATAAAACGACCAACCGTCAGTATAAAATCATTGCACCAGCTAATCCAGAAAAgcctattaaatatgttagaaAACCAATCGATTTTACAG cacTCGATGATATTGGCCATGGTGTTCGTAATACTCCCCGTATGGTTCGTCAACCAATTTCAAACAGTTCTAGTGCTTCAACTAATATGTCATCTGTTGGTCCTGCTCCTACAATCAAACCACCTACTCCTCCAGCAGTAATACGAGCTACTGGATCATTGAGTAAGGGGTCTCGTGAATATCGTACACCTCCTGCTGTTGCTCCACCTCAAGTTCCCAGTCATTATGCTCCTAATTATCCTCTTGGCCATGTCAGACGCGAAAAGGGACCTGGTTATAATACTCTGCCTTTACATCACACATCTTCGTCTAGTAGCATACAACCATCTCCAATCATTGGCATGGTGCATCCAATGCAGCAATCTGAACAGCCTTCATCTTTAAACTCAATGCCTC ctcCGCCATCTCctcatacattaaatacaagAATGGGAGTTGGACCAGATTTGTTGGATCATCATCTCCATCAGGCTCCTTTTTCATCAAATACTGACCACTACCGTTCAAATAATTCTCAACAGTCATCTACAGACCATTATCGTTCAAATATATCTCAACAATCAACAGATCATTATCGCTCAAATACATCGCAATTATCATCTACTGACCATTATCGTTCAAATTTATCTCAACAATCATCCACTGATCATTATCGCTCAAATATCCCACAACAGCCAACTACAGATCATTATCGCTCGAACATTCCCCAACTAACATCTACTGACCACTACCGTGCAAATACCTCACAGTTAccaggtattttaaaaaactcatCTCAATATCATTCTTCATCTGCAGTAGTCACTTCCCCTCAACAACAACATACTAGACAAGCATCAGCTTCTCCACCATTGCCACCACCTCCAGAAGATCATTTTGGTCATATTGCTGCTGGTCCAATTGTGCCCCAAGAACCTGATCTTCCTGGATGGGTTCCTAAGAATTATTTGGAAAAAG taattgcaatttatgattattatgctGACAAAGACGATGAATTAAGCTTTCAAGAAAATTCAGTTATTTATGTCTTAAAGAAAAATGATGATGGTTGGTGGGAAGGTGTAATGGACGGTATCACAGGCTTATTCCCAGGAAATTATGTTGAAGGCTGTAAATAA
- the LOC114128881 gene encoding glycerol-3-phosphate dehydrogenase [NAD(+)], cytoplasmic isoform X2 has protein sequence MSSKQKVCILGSGNWGSSIAKIIGTNAARLDSFDSCVKMWVYEEMIDGKKLTEIINTTHENVKYLPGKKLPENVVAVPDAVEAAKDADILVFVVPHQFIPKLCASLVGFIKPSATALSLIKGFDVAEGGGIALISQIIQKQLKIDVSVLMGANLANEIADEKFSETTIGCRDKKIGQILKNVIQTDYFRVSVVDDVEAVEACGALKNIVAVGAGFVDGLKLGDNTKAAIIRIGLMEMIKFVETFYSGARLGTFLESCGVADLITTCYGGRNRKVSEAYVTSGKSIEELEKELLNGQKLQGPITAAEVNFMLKNKNMENDFPLFTTIHKICIGELKPSDLIEQMKLNTNTKTEQVDGE, from the exons ATGTCGTCCAAACAAAAAGTATGCATTTTGGGATCTGGAAATTG ggGTTCATCGATTGCAAAAATAATTGGTACAAATGCTGCTCGTTTGGATTCATTCGATTCTTGTGTTAAAATGTGGGTTTATGAAGAAATGATAGATGGTAAAAAATTgactgaaataattaatactactcATGAAAATGTGAAGTATTTACCTGGAAAAAAACTCCCTGAAAATGTG gtTGCTGTACCTGATGCTGTTGAAGCAGCTAAAGATGCCGATATTTTAGTGTTTGTTGTTCCCCATCAATTCATACCAAAATTGTGTGCTAGCCTCGTTGGGTTCATTAAACCTTCTGCCACAGCACTTTCCTTAATTAAA ggATTTGATGTAGCTGAAGGTGGCGGAATAGCTTTGATTTCACAAATTAtccaaaaacaattaaaaattgatgtcTCAGTTCTAATGGGTGCTAATTTAGCCAATGAAATTGCTGATGAAAAATTCAGTGAAACCACTattg gatgtagagataaaaaaattggtcaaatccttaaaaatgtaatccaGACTGACTATTTCCGTGTTTCTGTTGTTGATGATGTTGAAGCTGTTGAAGCGTGTGGtgcattaaaa AACATCGTGGCTGTTGGAGCTGGTTTTGTTGATGGTTTGAAATTAGGAGACAACACTAAAGCAGCCATAATACGTATAGGTCTTATGgaaatgattaaatttgttGAAACTTTTTACTCTGGTGCTCGACTTGGTACATTCCTAGAATCATGTGGTGTTGCCGATTTAATCACTACATGCTATGGTGGTCGTAATAGAAAAGTGTCCGAAGCTTATGTAACATCAGGAAAA tcAATTGAGGAACttgaaaaagaattattaaatggaCAAAAACTTCAAGGACCAATCACAGCTGCTGAAGTTAATTTTAtgctcaaaaataaaaatatggaaaatgA tttccCATTGTTTACAACTAtccataaaatttgtattgggGAATTAAAGCCTAGCGATTTAATTGaacaaatgaaattaaataccaacac aaaaactgAACAAGTTGATGGAGAATAA